ATGATGTAGAATTTGTCAAAAACTATGGCGTATTTTGAACTGTCAATTTAATTAAACAGTCATAAGGTGATAGATTggtaaaagttttttaaccGTTAAAAAACGATGATATAGAACGAAATTTGTTAAATGTGTCTTCTGTGAATCTTTAAAAAGATAACTCATGGGTTACCGGGTATTGTGTATATATACatccaaaaaaaattttaagtatcgatgattttattttattagatgAAATAATATAGAGACAGtataatatgatattttaacCCTAGCAACTTTTTTCTTATGTTCTTTCATACTACtgtcatttaaaaatactttatcaAAGACatcaattttcaaaattctataagatatattttagtttttttttttgcagtTAATCAGTAACAGCTGACAAACTTTGGacattattttaactatGGAAGCTCATCCACCTTTCGATATAATTGGCTTGGAGGACGATAGAAATCACCAAAGAAATGTAAGTTAGTGTTTTTTGTTTTGTAATTTTGTAATGATGTATGCGTTATAGTTAGATAATTTCGTGCTATCTCCAACCAAATTAGTAACTTCTTTTGACAGTGAGATAAATTTAGCAGCATTTggtagaaataataataccaGAAATGTTACACTAGATTATATGGTAGCATTACTTAAGGAAAGAAAACAATTAGTTGTGTTTCGGGAACACTTTCCAAATGTTATCAACTTATTGGATGAAGAGGTATCTCGTGTACGTATGTCACTTTTTCAATGTGACTTTTCAAACGCTTCATTAGAGTTACCTGAACCTCGAGGTAATGTTGTTTTGGctcaaaaaaaagtttatgttCCTGTTGATAAGTATCctgattttaattttgttggAAGAATTCTTGGACCTAGGGGCATGACTGCAAAACAACTTGAACAGGAAACTGATTGTAAAATAATGGTTAGAGGTAAGGGATCTCTAAGAGATAAGAAAAAGGAGGAGACATTTAGAGGTAAACCAAATTGGGAGCATTTGGATGATGAACTTCATGTTCTTATACAATGTGAAGATACTCAAAATAGAGCTGAAGTAAAAATTAGTAATGCTGTTAATCAAGTTGATAAGTTGCTTGTTCCTGCACCAGAGGGTTCTGATGAACTTAAACGTAAACAACTTATGGAGTTGGCTATTATAAATGGAACTTATCGTTCTGCTACTGGTAGTAAATATCCTGCATCAGGATTAAAACCAACACCACTGTCtttgaatataaataacTCTCTTTCTGGTAAAGGCGATGAATCACTTAGTAGAAGTATGTCCTGTGGATATTATCCTACTTCTCCTATCTTCCCACAAACTATATATGGACTTCCTCAACCAATGTCAGCAGGTTTTACTGATAAAGGATTCTTCTCATCACCATTGTCACCCTATGACATGACAGTTCCTAGCTTTGAtgcattattaaataatgttgaTTTTACAAAGCTTAAGTTATTGTCTTCCGGAACTCCTTCATCCACCTCTGATGTATTTACTTTTCCATCAAATTTAATGTCACCAAATGCAATTAATGATACATCTAAGAGAGTAACATCTCcaaataacaaatataaatgCCGTGAAACTCATAAATCAACTTTGAAACCTGGGAATACTTTGTCACCATCATGCTGAAACAATCTCttataaaatagataatgctaacgtaaaatatttatatttttaaactaattattataataatttatcactAATATTTGTATCCTAGTTACATCTTTGGTAATTGTTTAACTGTTAgataataaatgattaaGAATAAGCATCATTTTGCCACGTAATTACTTCAATTGTTTAATTggttagaaaatatatatatacaaatattttacaacTAGAGTACagataaaaaatcaaaaatgtcattatatttactacattagattaaatttatatttaagcAGCTTGAGTTTCACTGATGCAGTAACTTGTCCACCCGGAGTCAAAAAAAGACTATTTATTTCTTCCAATTCTGTTAATGCATTTTGAAAcgttaattttaatgactGTATTTCTGATTGTCTGTCATCTGAAAACTGCTCAGTATCCATATCTTTGTCTTTTGTTGAAGTACTGAAAGTTTCACCTTCTTCTTCACCATTGGTATCAAACCTTCTAAATGTAAGTTGACTTGGTAAAATGGAATCTCTAAAGTTAATCTGCACAACTTGTTCCGCATATTTCAAACTGTTTAATGTTGCATCACAACTGCCAATAGCGGGAGAAATAGTGGTAatctacaaaaaaatataattaaaataataaaattatcaaaaacttACCATACataattttgaattttcTCCAATAAAACTATCTTTGAGAAATTGTGTCAAAGCAGAATTTCTAAATGGAATTCTATCAACAATTCCACTTGACATGTGACGGATGCATTCTTTTAATGCCAACAATGATGTATTAATGGAAATTCCTTCATTTCGTGTAACTTTATCAACATTTCCAGCATCAATACCTCTTTCATTACCAGCAAGATCAACCAAACTTAATCTTGACAAAACATTATCTCCTTGATGTAATATAAATTGAAATACCGCATGTGAACGAGAAGATTCTTTATTTGACTTAGTTTTTCCACAACTCCTTAAAAGGGATCCCTGATGAAGAATCTGTGAGACATCCAGAGGCGAATTACAAGCATGATTAGTAAGTTGAGGTATTTGAACACGATTGTTACCATCTGCCTGTACCCGAAGTTCTTTACGTTTATCCAAAAGATCGTAAGCtttattcatataaatttcaaaaaatgcacattttatagaaaaacctttttttccataacaatgctttttaaaagtttcaaATACATCAGATGATACCATACCATAAATGCCTTGTAAATTACTTTTTCCACTCTTTCCATGCATAGTAAATGTCTTGCCACTACCAGTTTGCCCATAAGCAAAACATGTTGCACATTCTccagaaaaaaaagttgatatAAGTCGCTTACATCCAACTTTATAAATGCTTTCTGTTTCAgcattttcattaaaaacaCCATCAAACTTAAAATTATGAGGAGTTATATACTTTTCCatatttactttaatttgaggtgaaaataatacaatacGATCAGTAGACGGTACAGCAACAGTTGAAATTtcttgtttctttttttcagAACTATTTAATGGTCTAACTCTAATGTATACAGTCATCTTTTTCTCACAAGAAGCATCCTCACTATACTTAAGTTGTTCATATATTAATGAATCTTCCTCTGTAGAAATTAATTTGTTGTATGTAAAGTATTTGTGAGATTTTGGTAATTCTTGACGAGGTACATGATCAATTAAAACAGTGTAACTTGTGTTATTTAATGATGAAAGATTGTTTCCTTTTCgatcattttctttattatctATTTGAACGTTTGTGGTATTTACCAATGACATTCGTGgttttttttcatctatAATTATAGTTTGTCGGGTAGGCTTGTTTTCAAATCTTCCAATCGTCCGAcgaatatttttagtttgtGGAACAGGTAACTGTACATTTCCTTCTACCATAATATCTGGatttaaagatttaattTCAGCTAATGAAACTATTTTAGAATGTTTTGtattattcttaaaaaacataaaaattataaaaataaataaattatttacaaaactTACAGAGCCAAGAAAGACAACTTTTGCTAATTCATCTTGATgattaatagaaataatttcGGCTTCTTGAATAGATCCATCTGATCGTTTAATTGAAACTTTAGCTCCAATCTGAATATTTTCCATTATTCTTACAGTTGTTAGTTGAGAATAAAAGGACAAATAAAGAAGACAAAAAACGtgatattataaatacaaaaaatctgtaataaaatcatcttatatattcttttgtttttaaCTAAACAATTTATTCACATTGTCACCAATTTTTGCATAATACTATACATGATTATTACCTTTTCAAAAAAGGACATATACTTTtgatatatacatatataactattagataatactttaatatataatttttaccaACAAATTTCTATAGTCTTTTT
This Strongyloides ratti genome assembly S_ratti_ED321, chromosome : 2 DNA region includes the following protein-coding sequences:
- a CDS encoding Protein quaking, with amino-acid sequence MEAHPPFDIIGLEDDRNHQRNLDNFVLSPTKLVTSFDSEINLAAFGRNNNTRNVTLDYMVALLKERKQLVVFREHFPNVINLLDEEVSRVRMSLFQCDFSNASLELPEPRGNVVLAQKKVYVPVDKYPDFNFVGRILGPRGMTAKQLEQETDCKIMVRGKGSLRDKKKEETFRGKPNWEHLDDELHVLIQCEDTQNRAEVKISNAVNQVDKLLVPAPEGSDELKRKQLMELAIINGTYRSATGSKYPASGLKPTPLSLNINNSLSGKGDESLSRSMSCGYYPTSPIFPQTIYGLPQPMSAGFTDKGFFSSPLSPYDMTVPSFDALLNNVDFTKLKLLSSGTPSSTSDVFTFPSNLMSPNAINDTSKRVTSPNNKYKCRETHKSTLKPGNTLSPSC
- a CDS encoding Kinesin-like protein KIF2A; this encodes MENIQIGAKVSIKRSDGSIQEAEIISINHQDELAKVVFLGSNNTKHSKIVSLAEIKSLNPDIMVEGNVQLPVPQTKNIRRTIGRFENKPTRQTIIIDEKKPRMSLVNTTNVQIDNKENDRKGNNLSSLNNTSYTVLIDHVPRQELPKSHKYFTYNKLISTEEDSLIYEQLKYSEDASCEKKMTVYIRVRPLNSSEKKKQEISTVAVPSTDRIVLFSPQIKFDGVFNENAETESIYKVGCKRLISTFFSGECATCFAYGQTGSGKTFTMHGKSGKSNLQGIYGMVSSDVFETFKKHCYGKKGFSIKCAFFEIYMNKAYDLLDKRKELRVQADGNNRVQIPQLTNHACNSPLDVSQILHQGSLLRSCGKTKSNKESSRSHAVFQFILHQGDNVLSRLSLVDLAGNERGIDAGNVDKVTRNEGISINTSLLALKECIRHMSSGIVDRIPFRNSALTQFLKDSFIGENSKLCMITTISPAIGSCDATLNSLKYAEQVVQINFRDSILPSQLTFRRFDTNGEEEGETFSTSTKDKDMDTEQFSDDRQSEIQSLKLTFQNALTELEEINSLFLTPGGQVTASVKLKLLKYKFNLM